A region of Rhodanobacteraceae bacterium DNA encodes the following proteins:
- a CDS encoding Mobile element protein codes for MNVTTYSVDLASKVFQVHGYDRQQQQVSKQRLSRLRFQAWCEGLPAGTRVAMEATGSAHHWGRLLQARGVRVKLLPPQHVKAMLVGNKTDANDADAIFEASWRPKVKPVPVKTAAQQAILAEHRRREGLIRDRTRTLNQIRGMLREFGILIAARNGPFRRQVAGILEDAGNGLPWRLRTLLAEAREDLLHLDTQLGKLDARLHELARQDPLCQRLQAIEGIGPITATALAASLGDDTRFTRARQFAASLGLVPREHSSGNQRRLGSITKRGNGYLRYLLVHGARSVIRTIAPKTDPRSRWLQALKARAGHNRATVALANKNARIVWAVFHSGQPYRAAHA; via the coding sequence ATGAACGTTACGACTTACAGTGTGGATTTGGCAAGCAAGGTGTTTCAGGTGCACGGTTACGATCGCCAGCAACAGCAAGTGAGCAAGCAGCGGCTGTCGCGATTGCGCTTTCAGGCGTGGTGCGAGGGCTTGCCGGCGGGTACGCGGGTGGCGATGGAGGCGACGGGTTCGGCACACCACTGGGGCCGGCTGTTGCAGGCCCGCGGGGTGCGCGTGAAGTTGTTGCCGCCGCAGCACGTCAAGGCGATGTTGGTGGGCAACAAGACCGACGCCAACGATGCCGATGCGATCTTCGAGGCGTCGTGGCGGCCCAAGGTGAAGCCGGTGCCGGTGAAGACCGCCGCGCAGCAGGCGATCCTGGCCGAACACCGCCGGCGCGAAGGGCTGATCCGCGACCGCACCCGGACCCTCAACCAGATTCGCGGGATGCTGCGGGAGTTCGGGATCCTGATCGCAGCGCGCAACGGACCGTTCCGGCGGCAGGTCGCAGGCATCCTGGAAGATGCCGGGAACGGCTTGCCGTGGCGGCTGCGCACGCTGCTGGCCGAAGCGCGCGAAGACCTGCTGCACCTGGATACCCAGCTCGGCAAGCTCGATGCACGGCTGCACGAACTGGCCCGGCAAGATCCCTTGTGCCAGCGTCTGCAGGCGATCGAGGGCATCGGGCCGATCACGGCGACGGCGCTGGCCGCCAGCCTGGGCGATGACACGCGCTTCACCCGTGCGCGCCAGTTTGCCGCCAGCCTCGGGCTGGTCCCGCGCGAACACTCCAGCGGCAACCAGCGCCGGCTGGGTTCGATCACCAAGCGCGGCAATGGCTATCTGCGCTATCTGCTGGTGCACGGCGCCCGCTCCGTGATCCGCACCATCGCCCCCAAGACCGATCCGCGCAGCCGCTGGCTGCAAGCCCTCAAGGCGCGCGCCGGTCACAACCGCGCCACGGTCGCGCTGGCCAACAAGAACGCCCGCATCGTCTGGGCCGTGTTCCACAGCGGCCAACCCTATCGCGCGGCGCATGCCTAA
- a CDS encoding Glutaryl-CoA dehydrogenase has product MAARLDPLDLYDVRALLSEEERMVQDSVARFVDDKVLPIIGDCFDKARFPAELIPEIASLGLLGATIPEEYGGAGMNQVSYGLICQEMERGDSGLRSFASVQSSLVMYPIFAFGSEEQKREYLPKMAAGEIIGCFGLTEPHGGSDPANMKTVAKQDGGDWVINGSKMWITNGNLAQVALVWARTDDGIRGFLVPTKTKGFAAQEIHKKMSLRASVTSALFLDGVRVPASAMLPNVKGLRGPLSCLDSARFGISWGPIGAAQACLKEVLDYTQERVLFGRPLAANQGVQLKLSDLARRITAAQLLALQLGRLKDAGKLHPTQISLAKWNNVRMALDVARECRDILGAAGITTEHVAIRHALNLESVVTYEGTQTVHQLVVGRELTGINAF; this is encoded by the coding sequence ATGGCTGCCCGCCTCGATCCCCTTGATCTCTATGACGTCCGCGCGCTGCTTTCCGAGGAAGAGCGCATGGTGCAGGACTCGGTGGCTCGCTTCGTCGACGACAAGGTGCTGCCGATCATCGGCGATTGCTTCGACAAGGCGCGTTTCCCGGCCGAATTGATTCCGGAAATCGCGTCGCTCGGGCTGCTGGGCGCGACCATTCCCGAGGAATACGGCGGCGCCGGCATGAACCAGGTCAGCTACGGCCTGATCTGCCAGGAAATGGAGCGCGGCGATTCCGGCCTGCGCAGTTTCGCGTCGGTGCAGTCGTCGCTGGTGATGTATCCGATCTTCGCGTTCGGCAGCGAGGAACAGAAGCGCGAGTACCTGCCGAAGATGGCGGCGGGCGAAATCATCGGCTGCTTCGGTCTGACCGAGCCGCACGGCGGCTCCGATCCGGCCAACATGAAGACGGTCGCGAAACAGGACGGCGGCGACTGGGTGATCAACGGCTCCAAGATGTGGATCACCAACGGCAACCTCGCACAGGTCGCGCTGGTGTGGGCCAGGACCGACGACGGCATCCGCGGCTTCTTGGTGCCGACGAAGACCAAGGGATTCGCGGCCCAGGAAATCCACAAGAAGATGAGCCTGCGCGCGTCGGTGACCAGCGCGCTGTTCCTCGACGGCGTGCGCGTGCCGGCCAGCGCGATGCTGCCGAACGTCAAGGGCTTGCGCGGCCCGCTGAGCTGTCTCGATTCCGCGCGCTTCGGCATCAGCTGGGGTCCGATCGGCGCGGCCCAGGCGTGCCTGAAAGAGGTGCTGGATTACACCCAGGAACGCGTGCTGTTCGGCCGGCCGCTGGCCGCGAACCAGGGCGTGCAGTTGAAGCTGTCGGACCTCGCGCGGCGCATCACCGCCGCGCAGTTGCTGGCGCTGCAACTGGGACGCCTGAAGGATGCCGGCAAGCTGCATCCCACCCAGATTTCGCTGGCCAAGTGGAACAACGTGCGGATGGCGCTGGACGTCGCACGCGAGTGTCGCGACATCCTCGGCGCCGCGGGCATCACCACCGAGCACGTCGCGATCCGGCATGCGTTGAACCTGGAATCGGTGGTGACCTACGAGGGCACGCAGACGGTGCACCAACTCGTGGTCGGAAGGGAATTGACCGGAATAAATGCTTTCTAG